Proteins from a single region of Mucilaginibacter daejeonensis:
- a CDS encoding RagB/SusD family nutrient uptake outer membrane protein: protein MKKIYLAIASLVGVAVIASSCHKTDVNVNTQLTPDVFPQTPAQYTAASGAVYIALRNDYTGAYFFSQSQTTDENLLAIFRSDWVDGNRYMELHRHTWTKDNAGVNAIWYFMTNMIGITNQTLSIFKSAPAGAAKNTSVAELKTMRAFAYFMMVDNFGNVPLDTLYGSKDPAPQATRTQVFNFVESELKNAIPYLKPDVSGATYGLPTKWLAYSILAKMYLNAAVYTGTPRYDDCIAACDQIINSKNYSIESMANYLQMFYPTNGPSMKEFIFAIPYDASVSGNLIFARYNLNRNLGIRYLYSGSTPGGFTNPVMNQASGNGLVNNRPSGPSMTTSEYYAYFDDPNDIRNKQWLTGQQYWQDGSPIMVSTTKAGYDQFFKGTADEGKQTYVYPLVLTPLPFRPRTGTNSDYDLGGDEIAWNTGYRNNKFLADYTNTINRNQNNDFPVFRYSDIVLMKAEAILRGGAPTLGATALSLVNQIKANRTTSPALTSINLDGIYSERVKEFAFEGWHRNDMIRFGKYENTYGLGKTNADTYRRLFPIPSSGFQTNPKLVQNPGY, encoded by the coding sequence ATGAAAAAGATATATTTAGCTATCGCGTCATTAGTTGGCGTAGCCGTAATAGCATCATCTTGCCACAAAACGGATGTGAATGTGAATACACAGCTTACTCCTGATGTGTTCCCACAAACCCCTGCTCAGTACACTGCAGCATCAGGCGCAGTATACATCGCCTTAAGGAACGATTATACCGGCGCATACTTCTTTTCACAAAGCCAGACCACTGATGAGAACCTGTTAGCGATATTCAGATCTGACTGGGTGGATGGCAACCGTTACATGGAGTTACACCGCCATACATGGACAAAAGATAATGCTGGTGTTAACGCCATATGGTACTTTATGACCAATATGATCGGTATCACCAACCAAACACTGTCTATCTTCAAATCGGCCCCTGCTGGCGCTGCGAAGAATACCAGTGTTGCCGAGTTAAAGACCATGCGTGCATTTGCCTACTTCATGATGGTAGACAACTTTGGTAACGTGCCTTTAGATACCTTATACGGATCAAAAGACCCTGCACCACAAGCTACACGTACACAAGTGTTCAACTTTGTTGAGAGCGAGTTGAAGAATGCCATACCTTACTTAAAACCTGATGTTAGCGGTGCCACCTATGGCTTGCCTACGAAATGGTTAGCGTATTCGATATTGGCTAAAATGTACCTGAATGCCGCCGTATACACTGGTACACCACGTTATGATGATTGTATAGCAGCTTGCGACCAGATCATCAACTCGAAGAACTACTCGATCGAGAGCATGGCCAACTACCTGCAAATGTTCTACCCTACCAATGGCCCGAGCATGAAGGAGTTCATATTTGCTATTCCTTACGATGCCTCAGTTAGTGGTAACCTGATCTTTGCCCGTTACAACCTTAACCGTAACTTGGGTATCCGTTACCTATATTCAGGTTCAACCCCAGGTGGTTTTACCAACCCGGTAATGAACCAGGCATCAGGCAATGGTTTGGTGAACAACAGACCAAGCGGTCCGTCAATGACAACCTCAGAGTACTATGCTTACTTTGATGATCCTAACGACATTAGGAACAAGCAATGGCTGACCGGTCAGCAATACTGGCAAGATGGTAGCCCGATCATGGTAAGCACTACCAAAGCAGGCTACGACCAATTCTTTAAAGGTACTGCCGATGAAGGTAAGCAAACATATGTTTACCCACTGGTGTTAACTCCACTACCTTTCAGACCACGTACCGGCACTAACTCTGATTATGATCTGGGTGGCGACGAGATCGCATGGAACACTGGTTACCGCAATAACAAATTCCTTGCCGATTACACCAACACCATTAACCGCAACCAGAACAATGACTTCCCGGTATTCCGCTACTCTGACATCGTCTTGATGAAAGCTGAAGCGATCCTTCGTGGTGGCGCTCCTACTTTAGGTGCAACTGCCCTGTCACTGGTTAACCAAATCAAAGCTAACCGTACCACCTCTCCTGCCCTGACCAGCATAAACCTGGACGGCATTTACAGTGAGCGTGTAAAAGAGTTCGCGTTCGAAGGATGGCACCGAAACGACATGATCAGGTTCGGTAAATACGAGAATACCTACGGTTTAGGCAAGACCAACGCCGACACATACCGTCGTTTGTTCCCTATCCCTTCTTCAGGTTTCCAAACCAACCCTAAATTGGTTCAGAACCCCGGCTATTAA
- a CDS encoding SDR family NAD(P)-dependent oxidoreductase, whose amino-acid sequence MKKLSGKVALVTGASKGIGAGIAKSLAAEGAAVVVNYASSKAGADKVVENIVAAGGKAVAIQGDVSKAADIDRLFSEAEATLGHLDVLVNNAGVYEFGAIEAITEEHYHRQFNTNVLGLLLVTQRAVQSFGERGGSIINISSTVSRITPPQSAVYTATKASVDAITQVLSKELGPKKIRVNAINPGMVETEGTHTAGFIGSDFQKQIEPQVPLGRIGQPEDIAPIAVFLASEDSGWLTGEVLIASGGMR is encoded by the coding sequence ATGAAAAAATTATCAGGCAAGGTCGCTTTGGTGACCGGTGCGTCTAAAGGTATCGGTGCTGGTATCGCTAAAAGTTTGGCTGCTGAAGGTGCTGCCGTTGTGGTCAATTACGCTTCTTCAAAAGCTGGTGCAGATAAGGTGGTCGAGAATATCGTAGCTGCAGGTGGCAAGGCAGTTGCCATACAGGGTGATGTATCAAAAGCAGCGGATATCGACAGGTTGTTCTCAGAAGCAGAAGCCACATTAGGCCACCTTGATGTGTTAGTAAATAACGCCGGCGTTTATGAGTTTGGCGCGATCGAAGCGATCACCGAGGAGCACTATCACCGCCAATTCAATACCAACGTACTTGGTTTACTATTGGTAACGCAACGCGCAGTGCAAAGCTTTGGCGAACGTGGCGGCAGCATTATCAATATCAGCTCTACCGTTTCACGCATCACCCCGCCGCAAAGCGCCGTGTATACCGCTACTAAGGCTTCAGTGGATGCTATCACTCAGGTGCTGTCTAAAGAATTAGGCCCTAAAAAGATCCGGGTGAACGCGATCAACCCAGGCATGGTGGAGACCGAAGGCACCCATACCGCCGGGTTTATCGGAAGCGACTTTCAAAAGCAGATCGAGCCTCAGGTACCGCTGGGCCGCATCGGGCAGCCAGAAGACATCGCTCCTATCGCTGTGTTCCTGGCCTCTGAAGATTCAGGCTGGCTGACCGGCGAGGTGCTGATCGCAAGTGGTGGTATGAGATAA
- a CDS encoding response regulator has translation MGTIRKKILVVDDDPDILEIMTIVLRSANYEVLAVDNGHHVADLVQQFAPNVILLDVMLGDLDGRDICKALKNTPQTANLPVIIVSATHGLHTAHEKRCGADQYISKPFDIAHLKQQVHQFAM, from the coding sequence ATGGGTACCATAAGAAAAAAGATACTGGTGGTGGATGATGACCCTGATATCCTCGAGATCATGACGATAGTACTTCGTTCTGCCAACTATGAAGTGCTTGCTGTTGACAATGGTCACCACGTGGCCGACCTTGTGCAGCAATTCGCGCCCAATGTTATCTTACTTGATGTAATGCTGGGCGACCTTGATGGACGTGATATTTGCAAAGCATTAAAGAACACACCTCAAACAGCCAACTTACCGGTGATCATTGTAAGTGCTACGCACGGCTTGCACACTGCCCATGAAAAGCGCTGCGGTGCTGATCAATATATTTCCAAGCCTTTCGACATCGCACATTTAAAACAGCAAGTGCATCAATTTGCTATGTGA
- a CDS encoding inositol oxygenase, with product MNLENGIPANVQVSPLESLDVWEDDVLRRYPDPSKINADKDEEQFRNYDATEKDSVREFYRLNHRYQTFDFVLKNKKNFLSFSRDKMPIWDAFTFLNKLVDDSDPDTDLDQMQHLLQTSEAIRNDGHPDWMVLVGLIHDMGKVLCLFGEPQWAVVGDTFPVGCAFSDKIVYSEFFKDNPDINDPRYNTKYGIYSHHCGLDNVHMSWGHDEYVYHMMKDHIPEPGLYMLRYHSFYAQHRENAYDHLLNDHDREMFKWVDLFNPYDLYSKNPNQKSWQELRPYYEDLVAKFLPATLSF from the coding sequence ATGAATTTGGAAAATGGTATCCCGGCCAACGTTCAAGTATCGCCGCTTGAAAGTTTGGATGTGTGGGAGGATGATGTATTGCGTAGATATCCGGATCCTTCAAAGATCAACGCTGATAAGGATGAAGAGCAGTTCAGGAATTATGACGCTACCGAAAAAGATTCGGTACGTGAGTTCTACCGCTTGAACCACCGCTATCAGACGTTCGACTTTGTGCTCAAGAACAAAAAGAACTTCCTGAGCTTCTCGCGCGACAAGATGCCGATCTGGGATGCCTTTACCTTTTTGAATAAACTGGTGGATGACTCAGACCCTGACACCGACCTTGATCAGATGCAACACTTATTGCAGACCTCAGAGGCGATCAGGAACGACGGCCATCCGGATTGGATGGTGCTGGTGGGTTTGATCCATGACATGGGCAAAGTACTGTGCCTTTTTGGTGAGCCACAATGGGCAGTTGTGGGTGATACGTTCCCGGTAGGCTGCGCATTTTCAGATAAGATCGTATATTCGGAGTTTTTTAAGGATAATCCGGACATCAATGATCCACGTTACAATACTAAATATGGCATCTACAGCCATCATTGCGGCCTCGACAATGTACATATGTCATGGGGACACGATGAGTACGTGTATCATATGATGAAGGACCACATTCCGGAACCTGGCCTTTACATGTTACGTTACCATTCTTTTTATGCACAACACCGCGAAAATGCCTATGACCATTTATTGAACGACCACGACCGTGAGATGTTCAAATGGGTAGACCTGTTCAACCCGTACGATCTTTACTCCAAGAACCCGAATCAAAAAAGCTGGCAAGAACTGCGCCCTTACTATGAGGACCTTGTTGCCAAATTTTTACCGGCCACACTCAGCTTTTAA
- a CDS encoding SusC/RagA family TonB-linked outer membrane protein: MRSNLICKKGKPFILLLLLALIFNLQAALAQDGRITGVVVDTKGEALPAVTVTVKGKNRATSTDANGKFGITAASGDVLVVTYIGSAPKEVAVTGDKTYTIQLAESNNALKDVVVVGYGTTTRKAISSSITQVKQEDLNRGAIADVGQLLQGKVPGLNITASGDPNKPAAVILRGASTVNSPGSPFYVIDGIPGADIAAVAPNDIVTIDVLKDAAATAIYGNRAAAGVIMVTTRRGKKGSSIVTYSGYAGIEKVSNQLDLMNGDEIRAFLTKNNTSFASGNDFNQNTDWMKTIERSTAFSQNHNVSLSGGGEHGTYSASINYFKKNGILQGSSLERVIGRLAVDQYALNDKLKFSLNLSNSTSNSNNVPLQNVVLLQAAKHLPVNPIYNADGSYFENFNTTGYYNPIAIRNNAQDNTKYNVLLGSFVTEAKLPFGFTYNVNLSYQRTTSSHGEFYGSYYNNYPSAGFYNNPDPGIGVVHSLVNFGKNGSALRSEYSNTIKTLETFLTWNKKLGDHSINAVLGYSYQENVNGDGVQATSTNFPADNVGFNNLVIGNPYGVSGYTIDLGNPQAYGKILLISDFLRINYSYKDKYLFQGSVRRDGSSVFGANNRWGYFPAASVAWRISQEEFMKDQSLFSELKLRGSYGVTGNSFGIGAYTGRLLYGLSGRYYNNGVLAGAYSPIQGQNPDLKWERTASTNIGLDFAILKNRITGSVDVYDKKTTDMLFGYNVSAALVPGGFINANGGSISNKGIEVQLSANAVSNKDFTWSTTINAAYNKNKVTSLQSPYANRDSVLYSSPEGPGQSGNTLQILKVGYPLGQFFAFKYAGKDGNGNSLFYKRDGSTTTQPLTGTDYFYLGSPQPKLLMGWNNSFRYKNFDLNIFLRGTFGNKIFNATRADLSNTTAANVNNILRSAADDKTTDVRNPWYSDRYLENGSYVRLDNSTIGYNIKQPIKSISNIRVYLTGNNLFVITGYKGIDPEINQGGQSPGVDYNNFYPKTRTFLLGVNVSL, encoded by the coding sequence ATGAGATCCAACCTTATTTGCAAAAAGGGTAAACCATTTATCCTATTGCTACTCCTTGCACTGATCTTTAATTTGCAGGCCGCCCTGGCGCAGGATGGCCGGATCACCGGTGTGGTGGTCGACACTAAAGGTGAGGCCCTGCCCGCCGTTACCGTTACCGTTAAAGGTAAGAACCGCGCCACCTCTACTGATGCCAACGGTAAATTCGGCATCACTGCTGCATCAGGTGATGTACTGGTGGTGACCTACATTGGCAGCGCCCCTAAAGAAGTTGCCGTTACTGGTGACAAGACCTACACCATCCAACTTGCCGAATCGAACAACGCATTGAAAGATGTGGTAGTGGTAGGTTACGGTACAACTACCCGTAAAGCGATCTCGAGCTCGATCACTCAGGTGAAACAAGAGGACCTTAACCGTGGTGCCATTGCCGACGTAGGTCAGTTGCTTCAAGGTAAAGTACCCGGCCTGAACATCACTGCCAGCGGCGACCCTAACAAGCCAGCTGCCGTGATCTTGCGTGGTGCTTCTACCGTGAACAGCCCTGGCTCGCCTTTCTATGTGATCGATGGTATCCCAGGTGCTGACATCGCTGCTGTTGCCCCTAACGACATCGTGACCATTGACGTACTAAAAGATGCTGCCGCTACGGCGATCTACGGTAACCGTGCTGCCGCAGGTGTGATCATGGTAACTACCCGCAGAGGCAAAAAAGGCTCTTCAATAGTGACCTACAGCGGTTATGCAGGTATCGAGAAAGTGAGCAATCAACTTGACCTGATGAACGGTGATGAGATACGCGCTTTTCTGACCAAGAACAACACCAGCTTCGCATCTGGTAACGATTTCAATCAGAACACCGATTGGATGAAGACCATCGAGCGTTCTACTGCATTTTCACAAAACCATAACGTATCGTTAAGTGGCGGTGGTGAGCACGGCACTTACAGCGCCAGCATCAACTACTTCAAAAAGAACGGTATTTTACAAGGTAGTTCGTTAGAGCGTGTAATCGGCCGTTTGGCTGTTGATCAGTATGCGCTGAACGATAAATTAAAGTTCAGTCTTAACCTTTCTAACTCTACCAGCAACTCTAACAACGTTCCTCTGCAGAACGTAGTGCTACTGCAAGCTGCAAAGCACTTACCGGTAAATCCTATTTACAATGCTGACGGTTCTTACTTCGAGAACTTTAACACTACTGGTTACTACAACCCGATCGCTATACGTAATAACGCTCAGGATAACACTAAATACAACGTGTTATTAGGTTCGTTCGTTACCGAAGCTAAATTACCTTTCGGCTTCACTTACAACGTGAACCTTTCGTACCAACGTACCACTTCATCACACGGTGAATTCTACGGTAGCTACTACAACAATTACCCAAGTGCAGGTTTTTACAACAACCCTGACCCAGGTATCGGCGTGGTGCACTCGTTGGTGAACTTTGGCAAAAATGGTTCTGCTTTACGTAGCGAATACTCTAATACCATCAAAACGCTGGAAACTTTCCTGACCTGGAATAAAAAATTAGGTGACCACTCGATCAATGCGGTATTGGGTTATTCATACCAGGAGAACGTGAATGGTGATGGTGTTCAAGCTACCAGTACCAACTTCCCTGCCGACAACGTTGGCTTCAACAACCTGGTAATTGGTAACCCTTACGGTGTATCAGGTTATACCATTGACCTTGGTAATCCACAAGCTTACGGCAAGATCCTATTGATCTCTGATTTCTTGAGGATCAACTATAGCTATAAAGACAAATACCTATTTCAAGGCTCGGTTAGAAGAGACGGCAGCTCGGTGTTCGGTGCTAATAACCGCTGGGGCTACTTCCCTGCGGCCAGTGTGGCCTGGCGCATCTCTCAGGAAGAGTTCATGAAAGACCAATCGTTGTTCAGCGAGTTAAAATTGCGCGGTAGCTACGGTGTTACCGGTAACTCTTTCGGCATCGGTGCTTACACAGGTCGTTTATTATACGGCTTAAGCGGCAGATACTATAACAACGGTGTATTGGCCGGCGCATACTCACCTATCCAAGGACAGAACCCAGATCTTAAATGGGAGCGCACTGCCAGTACCAACATCGGTTTGGACTTTGCTATCCTGAAGAACAGGATCACCGGTTCGGTAGACGTTTATGACAAAAAGACCACCGACATGCTATTTGGCTACAACGTGTCAGCAGCGTTAGTACCGGGCGGTTTTATCAACGCTAATGGTGGTAGCATCAGCAACAAAGGTATCGAGGTTCAGTTATCAGCTAATGCAGTATCGAACAAGGATTTCACCTGGTCGACCACTATCAACGCTGCTTACAACAAGAACAAGGTGACCAGCTTGCAAAGCCCTTACGCCAACCGCGACTCTGTATTGTACAGCTCTCCGGAAGGTCCGGGTCAATCAGGTAACACCTTGCAGATCCTGAAAGTAGGTTATCCACTGGGTCAGTTCTTTGCCTTCAAATATGCGGGTAAAGATGGTAACGGTAATTCTTTGTTCTACAAAAGAGATGGCTCGACCACTACTCAGCCGCTTACCGGTACTGATTATTTTTACTTAGGCAGCCCGCAACCAAAGCTGTTAATGGGATGGAACAACTCATTCCGTTATAAGAACTTTGATCTGAACATCTTCTTGCGTGGTACCTTTGGTAACAAGATATTCAACGCTACCAGAGCTGATCTTTCTAACACTACGGCAGCCAACGTTAACAACATCCTGCGCAGCGCTGCTGATGACAAGACCACTGACGTTAGGAATCCATGGTACTCTGACCGTTATTTAGAGAATGGTTCTTACGTAAGGTTAGACAACTCTACTATCGGTTACAATATCAAACAACCGATCAAATCGATCAGCAACATCAGGGTATACTTAACAGGTAACAACCTGTTCGTGATCACCGGTTACAAAGGCATCGACCCTGAGATCAACCAGGGCGGTCAGTCTCCGGGTGTTGATTACAATAACTTCTACCCAAAAACACGCACCTTCTTACTGGGTGTTAACGTATCATTATAA
- a CDS encoding LacI family DNA-binding transcriptional regulator codes for METITIKLLAERLKLSTATISKALGDSHEISDMTKKRVFELAKELNYVPNAYASSLRRNKSKTIAVLIPEVADSFFSIALNGIEEVALQKGYHTLIYLTHEKLEREKAILKELLYGRVDGALMSVSSETDSYEHIVEFGKKLPVVFFDRVCHEPRTAKMTTNDLECGYLATQHLIEAGCKRIVMLSISKSLSIISDRSEGFHNAIADHGLDPALCEVINCGEEEEATRSALMELLQRDQRPDGIIATVERLTTDIYLACKDLGISIPHDLKVICFSNQASAVILNPSLTTITQPAFELGKAAATALLKRLKNPGLDLAEESQVIPSVLNARGSTATE; via the coding sequence ATGGAAACGATCACCATAAAACTACTTGCCGAACGACTCAAACTCTCGACCGCTACTATCTCCAAAGCTTTGGGTGATAGTCATGAGATCAGCGATATGACCAAAAAGCGCGTTTTTGAATTGGCCAAAGAGCTCAATTATGTGCCCAACGCGTATGCCAGCAGTTTGCGCCGTAACAAAAGCAAGACCATAGCCGTGCTGATCCCTGAGGTGGCCGATAGCTTTTTTTCCATAGCACTGAACGGTATAGAGGAAGTGGCGCTGCAAAAAGGTTATCATACCCTGATCTACCTTACGCACGAAAAGTTGGAACGCGAAAAAGCAATATTAAAGGAATTGTTGTACGGCAGGGTAGACGGTGCGCTGATGTCCGTTAGTTCAGAAACGGATTCGTACGAGCATATCGTTGAATTTGGTAAAAAACTACCTGTGGTGTTCTTCGATCGGGTGTGCCATGAGCCGCGTACGGCCAAAATGACCACTAACGACTTGGAGTGCGGTTACCTGGCCACACAGCATTTGATCGAGGCTGGATGTAAGCGCATCGTGATGCTGTCCATTTCCAAAAGTTTGTCCATCATCTCCGACCGTAGCGAGGGTTTCCACAATGCCATAGCTGATCATGGGCTTGACCCGGCGTTATGCGAAGTGATCAATTGTGGAGAAGAGGAAGAAGCTACCCGTTCGGCCTTAATGGAGTTATTGCAGCGCGATCAACGGCCCGACGGGATCATTGCTACCGTTGAGCGGCTCACCACCGATATTTACCTTGCATGCAAAGATCTGGGTATCTCTATTCCTCACGACCTAAAGGTGATATGCTTTTCTAATCAAGCCTCGGCCGTGATCCTGAACCCAAGCCTGACCACCATTACCCAACCCGCCTTTGAGTTGGGAAAAGCCGCCGCCACAGCCTTGTTAAAGCGGCTCAAGAACCCCGGCCTTGATCTGGCCGAGGAAAGCCAGGTGATACCCTCTGTACTGAACGCAAGGGGATCAACGGCTACTGAATAA